One stretch of Mustelus asterias chromosome 21, sMusAst1.hap1.1, whole genome shotgun sequence DNA includes these proteins:
- the fam110d gene encoding protein FAM110D, whose product MKPVTPVSSPSPLRLLNKGPEYLRRQMESDNRGRTLSAVERLEADKPKYVKSQKAMNTKQEPVISPCASPQSPARNWVRPSVAGDPCPDFDARKENANMEQFNNVRNILVDRPSPDPVVTRRTTSKRVMRPDSLIIYRQKRDCKTEGNENSRGYNFIRRLFQGSMRDKQVNALEFSKIILKENGRSFSEGSPPLSHLCRLSDNEATKVENHCVNLFVHKEYRGSVSPNLHKTRTQELPSDPSDASGRVALRSRTLQCSNLALLLRNSVALSEEERFFNYCGLDPDVAEHLGLVNSSPAASDSIPPRIQNVSMTESDGSELSHGSRGGEGLYEEEIHEQVSLGISVIERNARVIKWLYGCKKAKEGPKESTV is encoded by the coding sequence ATGAAGCCAGTCACTCCAGTTAGTTCCCCATCGCCTCTCAGGCTCCTAAACAAAGGCCCTGAGTACCTACGCAGGCAGATGGAAAGCGACAATAGGGGCCGGACGCTGAGCGCTGTTGAGAGGCTTGAAGCAGACAAGCCCAAATATGTTAAAAGTCAGAAAGCGATGAACACTAAACAAGAGCCTGTCATCAGTCCCTGTGCCTCTCCGCAGTCCCCTGCTCGAAACTGGGTCAGACCGAGTGTGGCGGGCGATCCATGCCCAGACTTTGATGCCAGAAAAGAGAACGCCAACATGGAACAGTTTAACAACGTCAGGAACATCTTGGTGGACAGGCCATCCCCCGACCCAGTGGTCACTCGGCGGACCACCTCCAAGAGAGTCATGAGGCCTGACTCCTTAATCATTTATCGACAGAAACGTGACTGCAAGACAGAGGGCAACGAGAACTCCAGGGGCTACAACttcatccggcgcctgttccaggGTTCCATGAGGGACAAGCAAGTGAACGCCCTGGAGTTTTCAAAGATCATCCTGAAGGAGAACGGTAGGTCCTTCTCTGAAGGTAGCCCCCCACTATCGCACCTGTGTCGCCTCAGTGACAATGAAGCAACAAAGGTCGAGAATCATTGCGTCAATCTCTTTGTCCACAAAGAATACAGAGGCTCCGTTTCTCCAAACCTTCACAAAACCAGAACGCAAGAGCTGCCGAGCGATCCCTCTGACGCAAGTGGCCGAGTGGCTTTGAGAAGCAGGACTTTGCAATGCTCAAACTTGGCCCTTCTCTTGCGTAACTCGGTGGCCTTGTCGGAGGAAGAAAGATTTTTTAATTACTGCGGGCTTGACCCGGATGTGGCGGAGCATCTCGGGCTGGTGAACTCCTCTCCCGCTGCCTCAGACTCTATCCCACCCCGAATTCAGAACGTCAGCATGACGGAGAGCGATGGCAGCGAATTGTCTCATGGCAGCAGAGGCGGTGAAGGCCTTTATGAAGAAGAAATTCATGAGCAGGTCTCATTGGGGATATCTGTCATTGAACGGAACGCACGGGTCATCAAGTGGCTGTATGGCTGCAAAAAGGCCAAAGAGGGACCAAAGGAATCAACAGTGTAG